In one window of Halorubrum sp. BV1 DNA:
- a CDS encoding glycoside hydrolase family 15 protein, producing MQLRDALDDYKRTTGHETRFPGERRTVSGRFSGGDGRLVHVDGDGELRDFGYPLTGQTGLVRARFGLLVGGEDVWFDAGDTSQRYVGDAPLVETVHEVDGATVTRHDATLGDAHVTRATLAVDTDGDLAAEDCSLVVYARFAPDGRDERVGQLRYDDAVEVYHADEHDFLASATGVTDLRGQLPATFAEVLDDAPTELPRDRDGTHYDEERLSGEVVVDVPFDDGVAAVGSLLTDRTETSREAAREWLSTLLDDAVAVDTDSGDRLADAARETVPDVPESVPARESVVADLRVLSLLSAESGLRIAGPDFDPHYQHSGGYGYTWFRDDAEISTFVVDAADRLGLGLDDWHARSAAMYVNAQRPDGSWPHRVWPRNGALAPGWANARIEDGPDTDYQADQTGSVIAFLARARAAGVDVDGLDRTLVAALAGLDETLAPDGLPVVCQNAWEDSIGRFGHTAATFLEAYSDLARHGEGLDAAALDADSSATSRTDTDLPDDLTAHAREQAARVFDAIDDLWVPERECYALRETAQGEIDDRLDSATLALASAHRSFDAVDEVGAERLDRLVAHVERVVDGLARETDAVSGLIRYEGDGWRRAGQRSEKVWTVSTAWGANACAELAALLAAHDDPRADEMFARARELLACVSPGGTLCAPTGYLPEQFFDDGTADSATPLGWPHAIRLATVALLADADRLSSPPTVAE from the coding sequence ATGCAGCTTCGAGACGCCCTCGACGATTACAAGCGCACCACCGGGCACGAGACGCGGTTCCCCGGCGAGCGACGGACCGTCTCCGGTCGGTTCTCCGGCGGCGACGGCCGTCTCGTCCACGTCGACGGCGACGGCGAACTCCGCGACTTCGGCTATCCGCTGACGGGACAGACGGGCCTCGTTCGGGCGCGGTTCGGGCTCTTGGTCGGTGGCGAGGACGTCTGGTTCGACGCGGGCGACACGAGCCAGCGGTACGTCGGCGACGCGCCGCTCGTGGAGACCGTCCACGAGGTCGACGGCGCGACCGTGACCCGCCACGACGCGACGCTCGGCGACGCTCACGTCACGCGCGCGACTCTGGCCGTCGACACCGACGGAGACCTCGCGGCGGAGGACTGTTCGCTCGTCGTGTACGCCCGCTTTGCGCCAGATGGGCGCGACGAGCGCGTCGGTCAGCTCCGGTACGACGACGCGGTCGAGGTGTACCACGCCGACGAACACGACTTCCTCGCGAGCGCCACGGGCGTTACCGACCTGCGAGGACAGCTTCCGGCGACGTTCGCGGAGGTCCTCGACGACGCGCCGACGGAGTTGCCGCGCGACCGCGACGGCACGCACTACGACGAGGAGCGGCTCTCGGGGGAGGTCGTCGTGGATGTTCCCTTCGATGACGGAGTCGCGGCCGTCGGGTCGCTCCTGACGGACCGGACCGAGACGAGCCGCGAGGCGGCACGCGAATGGCTCTCGACGCTCCTCGATGACGCGGTGGCCGTCGACACAGACTCCGGGGACCGGCTCGCCGATGCCGCGCGCGAGACGGTTCCGGACGTGCCGGAGTCAGTCCCCGCCCGCGAGTCGGTGGTCGCGGACCTACGCGTGCTCTCGCTGCTCTCGGCGGAGTCCGGGCTCCGGATCGCCGGCCCCGACTTCGACCCGCACTACCAGCACTCGGGCGGGTACGGCTACACATGGTTCCGCGACGACGCCGAGATCTCGACGTTCGTCGTGGACGCCGCCGACCGGCTCGGACTCGGGCTCGACGACTGGCACGCCCGGTCGGCCGCGATGTACGTCAACGCCCAGCGGCCCGACGGGTCGTGGCCGCACCGCGTGTGGCCCCGGAACGGCGCGCTCGCGCCCGGCTGGGCGAACGCGCGCATCGAGGATGGACCGGACACGGACTATCAGGCCGACCAGACGGGGAGCGTCATCGCGTTCCTCGCGAGAGCGCGCGCCGCCGGCGTCGACGTCGACGGCCTCGACCGGACGCTCGTCGCCGCGCTCGCGGGACTCGACGAGACGCTCGCGCCGGACGGTCTCCCCGTTGTCTGTCAGAACGCGTGGGAGGACTCGATCGGCCGATTCGGGCACACCGCGGCGACGTTTCTGGAGGCGTACAGCGACCTCGCGCGCCACGGCGAGGGGCTCGACGCCGCGGCACTCGACGCGGACTCGTCGGCCACGAGTCGGACGGACACGGATCTGCCGGACGACCTCACCGCCCACGCCCGCGAGCAGGCCGCGCGGGTGTTCGACGCGATAGACGACCTGTGGGTGCCAGAGCGGGAGTGTTACGCCCTTCGCGAGACCGCACAGGGCGAGATCGACGACCGGCTCGACTCGGCGACGCTGGCGCTGGCGAGCGCGCACCGCTCGTTCGACGCCGTCGACGAGGTCGGCGCGGAGAGGCTCGACCGGCTGGTCGCACACGTCGAGCGCGTGGTCGACGGGCTCGCCCGCGAGACTGACGCCGTGTCGGGGCTGATACGCTACGAGGGCGACGGCTGGCGACGCGCGGGCCAGCGCTCGGAGAAGGTGTGGACCGTCTCGACCGCGTGGGGCGCGAACGCCTGCGCCGAACTCGCCGCGCTGCTCGCCGCCCACGACGACCCGCGGGCCGACGAGATGTTCGCCCGCGCCCGCGAGCTGCTCGCGTGCGTTTCTCCGGGCGGCACGCTGTGTGCGCCGACCGGGTATCTCCCAGAGCAGTTCTTCGACGACGGGACGGCCGACAGCGCGACGCCGCTCGGGTGGCCGCACGCGATCCGGCTCGCGACGGTCGCGCTGCTCGCCGACGCCGACCGGCTGTCGTCGCCCCCGACCGTCGCAGAGTGA
- the msrA gene encoding peptide-methionine (S)-S-oxide reductase MsrA gives MSKTRETATLGGGCFWCTEAALEQLAGVESVTSGYAGGHVDDPTYEAVCSGSTGHAEVVQVEFDPAVLAYEDVLEAFFEIHDPTQLNRQGPDVGSQYRSIVLYHDETQREVAEAYVDALDSAYDDDVVTEIEPLETFYRAEEHHQDYFAKNPDDAYCTFHAKPKMETVREKFDATVAE, from the coding sequence ATGTCAAAGACGCGCGAGACGGCGACGCTCGGCGGCGGATGCTTCTGGTGTACGGAGGCGGCGCTCGAACAGCTCGCCGGCGTCGAGTCGGTCACCTCCGGATACGCCGGCGGCCACGTCGACGACCCCACCTACGAGGCGGTCTGTTCGGGTTCCACCGGCCACGCCGAGGTCGTGCAAGTCGAGTTCGATCCGGCCGTTCTCGCCTACGAAGACGTACTGGAGGCGTTCTTCGAGATCCATGACCCGACCCAGCTCAACCGCCAGGGGCCGGACGTGGGCAGTCAGTACCGGTCGATCGTCCTCTATCACGACGAGACGCAGCGGGAGGTCGCCGAGGCGTACGTCGACGCGCTCGACTCGGCGTACGACGACGACGTGGTCACCGAGATCGAGCCGCTGGAGACGTTTTACCGCGCCGAAGAGCACCACCAGGACTACTTCGCGAAGAACCCCGACGACGCTTACTGTACCTTCCACGCGAAACCGAAGATGGAGACGGTGCGCGAGAAGTTCGACGCGACGGTCGCGGAGTAG
- a CDS encoding ABC transporter ATP-binding protein translates to MGLTLELSRVHKAYDQFDFGPLDLRVDDEVLAVLGPSGSGKTTLLSAVAGITAPDAGSIRLDGRELVGLPLEDRRVGMVFQEGALFPHMTARENIEYAATEDGRARELATLLEVDDVLDRTPSTLSGGERQRVALARTLATEPDALLLDEPLSSLDAPIRTRLRDELHGLFDSLDIPILYVTHDQRTATALGDRIAIVRDGGLEQVGTPSAVLTRPTSRFVASFTGNENLLEGTVTEEDPDGARVRVGDCDFRTTASAPAASTVTVCIHPSRIVIEPSNDATGDRTANAVAGTVCRWLNEGSAYRLDVDVGTAQPLAVNVRPTTFERLSIETGSDVRVSVPRESVHLIPDGAES, encoded by the coding sequence ATGGGACTGACGCTCGAACTCTCGCGGGTGCACAAAGCCTACGACCAGTTCGACTTCGGTCCGCTCGACCTGCGGGTCGACGACGAGGTGCTCGCCGTCCTCGGACCGTCCGGCAGCGGGAAGACGACGCTGCTCTCGGCTGTCGCCGGGATCACGGCTCCGGACGCGGGGTCGATCCGGCTCGACGGACGAGAGCTGGTCGGGCTGCCGCTCGAAGACCGGCGCGTGGGGATGGTCTTTCAGGAGGGGGCGCTCTTCCCGCACATGACCGCCCGGGAGAACATCGAGTACGCGGCGACGGAAGACGGCCGAGCGAGGGAGCTTGCGACGCTCCTCGAAGTGGACGACGTACTCGACAGGACCCCATCGACGCTCTCCGGTGGCGAACGTCAGCGGGTCGCCCTCGCGCGGACGCTCGCGACCGAGCCGGACGCGCTGCTCCTCGACGAGCCGTTGTCGAGTCTCGACGCCCCGATCCGGACCCGGCTTCGGGACGAACTGCACGGGCTGTTCGACTCGCTCGATATCCCCATCTTGTACGTCACACACGATCAGCGGACGGCGACGGCGCTCGGCGATCGAATCGCCATCGTTCGAGACGGCGGGCTCGAACAGGTCGGGACGCCGTCGGCGGTGCTCACTCGTCCGACAAGCCGCTTCGTCGCCAGCTTCACCGGTAACGAAAATCTCCTCGAAGGAACGGTAACTGAGGAAGATCCGGACGGAGCGCGGGTTCGCGTCGGCGACTGCGACTTCCGGACGACCGCGTCGGCCCCCGCCGCGTCGACCGTGACGGTCTGTATCCATCCGTCGCGGATCGTCATCGAACCGTCGAACGACGCGACCGGCGACCGCACGGCAAACGCCGTTGCCGGGACGGTGTGTCGGTGGCTCAACGAGGGGAGCGCGTACCGGCTCGATGTCGACGTCGGGACGGCACAGCCGCTCGCCGTGAACGTGCGTCCGACGACGTTCGAACGCCTGTCGATTGAGACCGGCTCGGACGTCCGGGTATCGGTCCCACGGGAGTCGGTCCATCTGATTCCGGACGGCGCGGAATCATAG
- a CDS encoding homoserine kinase, protein MVTVRAPATSANLGSGFDVFGAALTRPADVVTVEKAAETTIEVTGVGAQYIPEDPEKNTVGAVVEALDAPARIHIDKGVRPASGLGSSAASAAGAAVALNRLYDCGLSRSELVPIAAEGEAVVSGVAHSDNVAPSILGGFTVTTREGTHAVDAAVPLVVCLPDVAVSTRDARRVVPETASMDDLVETVGNAATLAVGMCRSDPDLVGAGMSDPVVTPERARLITGYDDVRAAAFDAGAAGVTVSGAGPAVLAVCRDGDRRGVAAAMLDAFADAGIDARAYQTRIGRGSTVLDE, encoded by the coding sequence ATGGTCACGGTACGAGCACCCGCCACGAGCGCGAACCTCGGCAGCGGGTTCGACGTGTTCGGGGCGGCGCTCACGCGACCGGCCGACGTCGTCACCGTCGAGAAGGCGGCCGAGACGACGATAGAGGTCACGGGCGTCGGCGCGCAGTACATCCCGGAAGACCCCGAGAAGAACACCGTCGGCGCGGTCGTCGAAGCGCTCGACGCCCCCGCGCGTATCCACATCGATAAGGGCGTCCGACCGGCGTCCGGACTCGGTTCCTCGGCCGCCAGCGCCGCCGGCGCGGCCGTCGCGCTCAACCGGCTGTACGACTGCGGGCTCTCCCGGTCGGAACTCGTGCCGATCGCCGCGGAGGGCGAGGCAGTCGTCTCCGGCGTCGCGCACTCGGACAACGTCGCGCCCTCGATCCTCGGCGGGTTCACGGTGACTACACGAGAGGGGACCCACGCGGTCGACGCCGCGGTCCCGCTCGTCGTCTGTCTCCCCGACGTCGCGGTCTCGACGCGAGACGCACGCCGGGTCGTTCCCGAGACCGCCTCGATGGACGACCTCGTCGAGACCGTCGGAAACGCCGCCACGCTCGCCGTCGGGATGTGCCGGTCCGACCCCGACCTCGTCGGGGCCGGGATGAGCGATCCGGTGGTCACTCCAGAGCGCGCGCGCCTGATCACGGGGTACGACGACGTGCGGGCCGCCGCCTTCGACGCCGGGGCCGCGGGCGTGACGGTGAGCGGCGCGGGACCGGCGGTCCTCGCTGTCTGTCGAGACGGGGACCGCCGCGGCGTCGCCGCAGCGATGCTCGACGCCTTCGCGGACGCCGGCATCGACGCACGGGCCTATCAGACGCGGATCGGTCGCGGGTCGACGGTGCTCGACGAATAG
- a CDS encoding bile acid:sodium symporter has protein sequence MIRTALARFSNVLLVLGAAGVGVLAPQLSPYLDPLITPLVVFLVFTSLRGVRFESIDYSSYAAIVALSLGLSYVVLPLAGMRLVELALSDAAVIGFAVALSVPTTAGSAIIWTRLARGDAQLATIGSIASLLVAPAATPLVLTRLVGSRITVPTASILTDLAVIVVVGVLLTVVVPTDALAAETVDRASTVAILLLIYTAVAGIGVFGIDGGALLAIVGVAVLLFCAGAALTAGCQRALGIGRDQGVALCFTTNLKNLGVALLVTLPFADPLVTAAIIVYYVVQQTGGAVLADAT, from the coding sequence ATGATCCGGACCGCACTCGCGCGATTCTCGAACGTGCTCCTCGTCCTCGGAGCCGCCGGCGTCGGGGTCCTCGCGCCGCAGTTGTCGCCGTATCTCGACCCGCTCATCACGCCGCTCGTCGTCTTCCTCGTGTTCACGTCGCTCCGGGGCGTCCGGTTCGAGTCGATCGACTACTCGTCGTACGCCGCGATCGTCGCGCTCTCGCTCGGCCTCTCGTACGTCGTGTTGCCGCTCGCGGGGATGCGGCTCGTCGAACTCGCGCTCTCGGACGCGGCCGTGATCGGGTTCGCGGTCGCGCTCTCGGTCCCGACGACCGCCGGAAGCGCGATAATCTGGACGCGGCTCGCGCGCGGCGACGCACAGCTGGCGACGATCGGCTCTATCGCGTCGCTGCTCGTCGCGCCCGCGGCGACCCCCCTCGTGCTCACCCGGCTCGTCGGCTCGCGGATCACCGTTCCGACGGCCTCGATCCTCACCGACCTCGCGGTGATCGTCGTCGTCGGGGTACTGCTCACCGTCGTCGTCCCCACCGACGCGCTCGCGGCCGAGACGGTCGATCGAGCCTCGACGGTCGCGATACTCCTCCTGATCTACACGGCCGTCGCCGGCATCGGCGTCTTCGGCATCGACGGGGGCGCGCTGCTCGCGATCGTCGGCGTCGCCGTGCTCCTCTTTTGCGCGGGTGCGGCGCTCACGGCGGGCTGTCAGCGCGCTCTCGGTATCGGGCGCGATCAGGGGGTCGCGCTGTGTTTCACCACCAACCTCAAGAACCTCGGGGTCGCGCTTCTCGTCACGTTGCCGTTCGCGGACCCGCTCGTCACCGCCGCGATCATCGTCTACTACGTCGTCCAGCAGACCGGTGGGGCCGTGCTCGCGGACGCGACGTGA
- a CDS encoding FAD-binding protein, producing METESEARRSETGANETGAERRGRDVVVVGGGVAGLSAAVFTARHGLDTLVVDAGGSVLRRNARLENFPGFPVGVDARRLLDLLGEQADAAGADRIEGRVTQVERPDASAADDAPPESDGDARRFAVETEAGARVETARVVAASKNEVGYLADLAGVEVVDRGKAYLDVDERGRTGVEGVYAAGRIARKPHQAAVCAGHGAEVGVTILEDADRPFYHDWVTPDGYFTDRDRGLPPGCEEIDATERRERAADARERMRSAFAEPHPDPQGTHPSLE from the coding sequence ATGGAGACGGAATCCGAGGCACGGCGGAGCGAGACGGGAGCGAACGAGACGGGAGCCGAGCGGCGCGGACGCGACGTGGTGGTCGTCGGTGGCGGCGTCGCGGGGCTCTCTGCGGCCGTGTTCACGGCGCGACACGGGCTGGACACGCTCGTCGTCGACGCCGGCGGCTCGGTCCTCAGGCGGAACGCCAGACTGGAGAACTTTCCGGGGTTCCCCGTGGGCGTCGACGCCCGCCGACTGCTCGACCTCCTCGGCGAGCAGGCCGACGCGGCCGGAGCCGACCGGATCGAGGGGCGGGTCACGCAGGTCGAACGGCCCGACGCGTCGGCCGCGGACGACGCGCCGCCGGAGAGCGACGGTGACGCGCGTCGGTTCGCGGTCGAGACGGAGGCGGGCGCTCGCGTCGAGACGGCTCGCGTCGTGGCCGCGAGCAAGAACGAGGTCGGGTATCTCGCGGACCTCGCCGGCGTCGAGGTCGTCGACCGCGGGAAGGCGTACCTCGACGTCGACGAGCGGGGACGGACCGGCGTCGAGGGAGTGTACGCCGCCGGTCGAATCGCACGGAAGCCCCACCAGGCGGCGGTGTGTGCCGGCCACGGCGCGGAGGTCGGCGTGACGATCCTCGAAGACGCCGACCGGCCGTTCTATCACGACTGGGTCACGCCGGACGGGTACTTCACCGACCGCGATCGGGGCCTACCGCCGGGCTGCGAGGAGATCGACGCGACAGAGCGACGAGAGCGCGCGGCGGACGCTCGCGAACGGATGCGGTCGGCGTTCGCGGAGCCGCACCCGGACCCGCAGGGGACGCACCCGAGCCTCGAATAG
- a CDS encoding TIGR00341 family protein, with the protein MIPAGKRAAVVRALDDEGVDYVVTDETSGREYTAVATFPLPTAAVEPVLERLREAGIDERTYTVIVAAETVISRRFEALEEEYAEESEHGGDRISREELQTKADDLASGISTYVLMTVISAVIATAGLLLDSPATVVGSMVIAPLIGPAMSAAVGTVVDDEDTFRRGVRMQILGVAVAVVAATVFAFAVRSLAFVPPGLDPLELAEVSERVAPNVLVLVVAIGAGIAGIVSLMTGVSATLVGVMIAVALIPPAAAVGIGIAFGIPRLVLGSGVIVAVNVLSINLSALVVLWYEGYRPQRWFREDDARAAFVTRVAVLVAAIAVLSVFLGGVTYESYVASTTEADIRSATGDELAALDSGLELLELDVERGGMLPPLDTERVTVTVGTPPGGTVDGVAAALDDRIEATIDGEVRVEVRFVTVARA; encoded by the coding sequence ATGATCCCGGCGGGAAAGCGCGCGGCCGTCGTGCGCGCGCTGGACGACGAAGGGGTGGACTACGTCGTCACCGACGAGACGAGCGGACGCGAGTACACCGCGGTCGCGACGTTCCCGCTGCCGACCGCCGCCGTCGAGCCCGTTCTCGAACGGCTCCGGGAGGCGGGTATCGACGAGCGAACCTACACCGTGATCGTCGCCGCCGAGACGGTCATCTCTCGGCGGTTCGAGGCCTTAGAGGAGGAGTACGCCGAGGAGTCCGAACACGGCGGCGACCGCATCTCGCGCGAGGAGCTACAGACCAAGGCCGACGACCTCGCCTCCGGGATCAGCACGTACGTGTTGATGACCGTGATCTCCGCGGTGATCGCGACCGCCGGACTCCTGTTGGACTCGCCGGCGACCGTCGTCGGGTCGATGGTGATCGCCCCGCTCATCGGTCCCGCGATGTCGGCGGCGGTCGGAACCGTCGTCGACGACGAGGACACCTTCCGACGCGGGGTGCGAATGCAGATTCTCGGCGTCGCTGTGGCGGTCGTCGCCGCGACGGTGTTCGCGTTCGCCGTGCGCTCGCTCGCCTTCGTCCCGCCGGGGCTCGACCCGCTCGAACTCGCCGAGGTGTCGGAGCGCGTCGCGCCGAACGTCCTCGTGCTCGTCGTGGCGATCGGTGCCGGGATCGCGGGCATCGTCTCGCTGATGACCGGCGTCTCGGCGACGCTCGTCGGCGTCATGATCGCCGTCGCGTTGATCCCGCCCGCGGCCGCGGTCGGGATCGGCATCGCCTTCGGCATTCCGCGGCTCGTGCTCGGATCCGGCGTGATCGTCGCCGTCAACGTGCTCTCCATCAACCTCTCCGCGCTCGTCGTCCTCTGGTACGAGGGGTACAGGCCGCAGCGCTGGTTCCGCGAGGACGACGCCCGCGCCGCGTTCGTTACGCGCGTCGCCGTGCTCGTCGCCGCCATCGCGGTCCTCTCCGTGTTCCTCGGCGGCGTCACCTACGAATCCTACGTGGCGTCGACGACGGAGGCCGACATCCGGTCCGCGACCGGTGACGAGCTAGCAGCGCTTGATTCCGGACTGGAGCTGCTCGAACTGGACGTCGAACGCGGCGGGATGCTCCCGCCGCTCGACACCGAGCGCGTGACCGTCACGGTCGGAACGCCGCCGGGCGGGACGGTCGACGGCGTGGCGGCCGCGCTCGACGATCGGATCGAGGCGACGATCGACGGTGAAGTTCGCGTGGAGGTCCGGTTCGTCACGGTCGCACGAGCCTGA
- a CDS encoding formate/nitrite transporter family protein, producing MTDSTRPDDDSMREVVERSRSGAPAVGEAVRDRFSSDEVFQRIIAAADEEVTSGSRELFFSGLAAGLAITITFMLYASLTAATDGHPILSVLLYPLGFVYIIIGGYQLYTENTLPPVALTLERLASLPTLLRHWSIVLAGNFTGGAFGAVVLSYGGVFTGETVDAAIYISSGGFEVGFWPLFFKAAMAGLIVAGVVWVGFASTNSVTRLLVVYLAFLAIPLGDLYHVVVSFTEVLYLLFAADMGLYAGDVSLYGGIVGFVLPVLLGNTIGGVVLVTLVNYFQTSEERLEEARFEGMTRRLTVPEWALGRAAGRSYVPILDATEATLFADEGHRIMVPITNPRTDGQIVELASRLASDREDGVVHIVHVVQAPERMSLSAGAGRIADVSEEGMEGLKATAEEYDIDVSTSTVVTHRSFEEVFNMARRTRPDAVLMGWGDDQLWSAARAERPIDELTNQLPCDFLILNDHDLDTSRILLPTSGGPDSTLGAEVASVLSRTAGSTVRLLHVVDGPEHREEGEGFLTAWARENGLADAERVVDDSGDVEEAITREATGNTLVILGATEKGMLSRLVSNSLHLDITNDVDCSLLLAERPSRRSIRERLFGSGRRDTTPVLDGVERDPEKSSGADLGEADAEPRLDESTDTRGSDVDTSAEVGDAEREDAPDSDETADLDVERDPDADADRSSERAVITDHDDDGADDDANADGSDADGEESPEPAVITDHDDEDEADDGSEADDEDGTDDPDAIDRDG from the coding sequence GTGACCGATTCAACGCGGCCGGACGACGATTCGATGCGCGAGGTCGTCGAGCGCTCTCGTAGCGGCGCGCCGGCGGTCGGCGAGGCCGTCCGGGACCGGTTCTCGTCGGACGAGGTGTTCCAGCGGATCATCGCCGCCGCCGACGAGGAGGTGACCTCCGGGAGCCGCGAACTCTTCTTCAGCGGGCTCGCGGCGGGGCTCGCGATCACGATCACGTTCATGCTGTACGCGTCGCTCACGGCCGCCACCGACGGGCATCCGATCTTGAGCGTCCTCCTGTACCCGCTCGGCTTCGTCTACATCATCATCGGCGGCTACCAGCTGTACACGGAGAACACCCTGCCGCCGGTGGCGCTGACGCTCGAACGGCTCGCGAGCCTCCCGACGCTGCTGCGCCACTGGAGTATCGTTCTCGCCGGCAACTTCACCGGGGGAGCGTTCGGCGCGGTCGTGCTCTCGTACGGCGGCGTCTTCACGGGCGAGACGGTCGACGCCGCAATCTACATCTCCAGCGGGGGCTTCGAGGTCGGCTTCTGGCCGCTCTTTTTCAAGGCCGCGATGGCGGGACTGATCGTCGCCGGCGTCGTCTGGGTCGGATTCGCCTCCACGAACTCCGTCACGCGGCTGCTCGTCGTCTACCTCGCGTTCCTCGCGATCCCGCTCGGCGACCTGTACCACGTCGTGGTCTCGTTTACCGAAGTGCTGTATCTGTTGTTTGCGGCTGATATGGGTCTGTACGCTGGCGACGTCAGTCTCTACGGCGGAATCGTCGGATTCGTGCTCCCCGTGCTTCTCGGGAACACCATCGGCGGCGTCGTCCTCGTCACGCTGGTGAACTACTTCCAGACGAGCGAAGAGCGGCTCGAAGAGGCGCGCTTCGAGGGGATGACCCGTCGGCTCACCGTGCCGGAGTGGGCGCTCGGGCGGGCGGCCGGGCGGTCGTACGTCCCGATCTTGGACGCCACGGAGGCGACGCTGTTCGCCGACGAAGGCCACCGGATCATGGTACCGATCACGAACCCGCGGACCGACGGACAGATAGTCGAGCTGGCGAGCCGGCTCGCGAGCGACCGCGAGGACGGAGTCGTCCACATCGTCCACGTCGTGCAAGCGCCGGAGCGGATGTCGCTGTCGGCGGGGGCCGGGCGGATCGCCGACGTCTCCGAGGAGGGGATGGAGGGACTCAAAGCGACGGCGGAGGAGTACGACATCGACGTCTCCACCTCGACGGTCGTCACGCACCGCTCGTTCGAGGAGGTGTTCAACATGGCCCGCCGCACCCGTCCCGACGCCGTGTTGATGGGCTGGGGCGACGATCAGCTCTGGAGCGCGGCCCGCGCGGAGCGCCCGATCGACGAACTCACGAACCAGCTCCCCTGTGACTTCCTCATCTTGAACGACCACGACCTCGACACCTCCCGGATACTCCTCCCCACCTCCGGCGGTCCCGACTCGACGCTCGGCGCGGAAGTCGCGAGCGTCCTCTCGCGGACCGCCGGCTCGACGGTTCGGCTGTTACACGTCGTCGACGGTCCCGAACACCGCGAGGAGGGCGAGGGATTCCTCACCGCGTGGGCGAGAGAGAACGGGTTGGCGGACGCCGAGCGAGTCGTCGACGACAGCGGCGATGTCGAGGAGGCGATCACCCGCGAGGCGACGGGGAACACGCTCGTGATACTCGGTGCGACGGAGAAGGGGATGCTCTCGCGGCTGGTCTCGAACTCGCTGCACCTCGATATCACCAACGACGTCGACTGCTCGCTGCTTCTCGCCGAGCGCCCGAGCAGGCGGTCGATCCGCGAGCGGCTGTTCGGCTCCGGTCGACGCGACACCACTCCCGTCCTCGACGGAGTCGAGCGCGACCCCGAGAAGTCGAGCGGTGCCGACCTCGGCGAGGCGGACGCCGAGCCGCGGCTTGACGAGTCGACGGACACCCGCGGGTCCGATGTCGACACGAGCGCCGAGGTGGGCGACGCGGAGCGCGAGGACGCACCCGACAGCGACGAGACGGCCGATCTCGATGTGGAACGCGATCCGGATGCCGACGCAGATCGATCATCGGAGCGGGCGGTGATCACCGATCACGACGATGACGGCGCGGACGACGACGCGAATGCCGACGGTTCGGATGCTGACGGCGAGGAGTCGCCCGAACCGGCGGTTATCACCGACCACGACGACGAAGACGAGGCGGACGACGGAAGCGAGGCGGACGACGAAGACGGTACTGACGATCCGGACGCCATCGATCGCGACGGGTAA
- a CDS encoding SIMPL domain-containing protein: MDRRLTAIVGVTLLVALAGCSGLAGSTGGPGNGPGDQATLDGRIDVAADGEATASPDRATIRVAVTASGSDAQAVGDDLAAADDSLRAGLTEWGLTEDAIRTVRYDVSETYESRENPEREQYRGVHQYAIELDDVDAVGEVIDVAIDSGADEVQRIQFGLSDDREAEVRERALQNAMANARDDADVLANESDLTIEGVHAVSTGGSGVSPYRVADSAAVAEGDAGGASTGIETGDVSVRVSVNVVYAVQ; encoded by the coding sequence ATGGACAGACGACTCACTGCGATCGTCGGCGTGACGCTGCTCGTCGCGCTGGCGGGTTGTTCGGGACTCGCCGGATCGACCGGCGGCCCCGGGAATGGGCCGGGCGACCAGGCGACGCTCGACGGGCGCATCGACGTGGCCGCAGACGGCGAGGCGACGGCGAGTCCCGACCGCGCGACGATCCGCGTGGCGGTCACCGCGTCGGGCTCGGACGCACAGGCGGTCGGTGACGACCTCGCGGCCGCCGACGACTCGCTGCGCGCCGGACTGACGGAGTGGGGGCTCACGGAGGACGCCATTCGGACCGTTCGCTACGACGTGAGCGAGACGTACGAGTCGCGCGAGAACCCCGAGCGCGAGCAGTACAGAGGCGTCCACCAGTACGCGATCGAACTTGACGATGTCGACGCGGTCGGCGAGGTCATCGACGTCGCGATCGACTCCGGCGCGGACGAAGTCCAGCGGATCCAGTTCGGCCTGAGCGACGACCGCGAGGCCGAGGTTCGCGAACGGGCGCTCCAGAACGCGATGGCGAACGCCCGCGACGACGCCGACGTCCTCGCGAACGAGAGCGACCTGACGATCGAGGGCGTCCACGCCGTCTCGACCGGCGGGTCAGGCGTGTCGCCGTACCGGGTCGCCGATAGTGCGGCGGTGGCCGAGGGCGACGCCGGCGGCGCGTCGACGGGCATCGAGACCGGCGACGTGAGCGTGCGGGTGTCGGTCAACGTCGTCTACGCGGTCCAGTAA